A genomic window from Silene latifolia isolate original U9 population chromosome Y, ASM4854445v1, whole genome shotgun sequence includes:
- the LOC141630616 gene encoding uncharacterized protein LOC141630616 codes for MNTEYYNSPQKPKDVQRLTVRVATLNRFISTSSDRCRLFYDILRKSQRFEWTKEHEKAFMELKHYLSTPPLLSKPEPREPLFLYLSVTEAAVSAVLVREQEGSQYPVYYITLQTQAEQDIMNLEEDKGEQVWNLHVDGASNARGAGVGLVLRSPQGDLIVQAVCSDSKLIVNHVNDSYEARDSRMMAYLDLAKDLTLRFAKFNIKQIPRDQNPEADALATLGATFKAGAISTIPIVYVLEPAILKPEQQAGVLCSTNNEEETLDWKETVPGLAAG; via the exons atgaatacggagtattacaattcaCCTCAGAAACCAAAAGACGTGCAGCGCCTGACTGTAAGAGTGGCAACCCTAAATCGGTTCATATCCACATCCTCGGACAGATGCAGGTTGTTTTATGACATACTTAGAAAGAGCCAAAGATTTGAGTGGACAAAGGAGCATGAGAAagcattcatggagttaaaacatTATCTCAGCACCCCGCCACTCCTATCAAAGCCAGAGCCAAGAGAACCATTATTTCTTTATTTGTCAGTCACAGAAGCAGCAGTAAGTGCAGTGCTAGTACGAGAGCAGGAGGGGTCACAGTATCCAGTATACTACATCA CTCTCCAGACTCAAGCAGAACAAGACATTATGAACCTGGAGGAAGATAAAGGAGAACAGGTGTGGAACCTGCATGTAGACGGAGCCTCCAACGCAAGAGGAGCAGGAGTAGGATTGGTCCTCAGATCACCTCAGGGAGACCTCATAGTCCAGGCG GTTTGCAGTGATTCCAAACTAATAGTTAACCATGTGAATGACTCGTATGAAGCTAGGGACTCCAGGATGATGGCGTACCTAGACTTAGCAAAAGATTTGACCCTCAGATTTGCTAAGTTCAACATCAAGCAGATTCCTAGAGACCAGAATCCAGAAGCAGATGCCCTAGCCACCCTGGGGGCAACGTTCAAAGCAGGTGCCATCTCCACAATACCAATTGTCTACGTGCTGGAGCCAGCAATACTGAAACCCGAACAACAAGCAGGAGTGTTGTGCAGCACCAACAATGAGGAAGAAACTCTAGACTGGAAGGAAACCGTACCAGGCCTGGCTGCAGGATGA